Genomic window (Drosophila albomicans strain 15112-1751.03 chromosome X, ASM965048v2, whole genome shotgun sequence):
taatttaattctaaagcatatttaaaataaaagcatgtttctttacaaaatataaagttgTATATTAGCGAAAGTTTTTTTATACTGCTTTTCAagcatatttgcatttaaatgaatttaaaagcccattaaaaataaaaatgtagccataaaaattataaaactttatattattttaagcttAAAAGGGAATAAAGTAGATTCGAAGGaagattaataaaatataaaatgcaattttacaaaatataaagctTTACATTATTGAAAACTtcagaaaagtaaaaaaaacacattagAGTTCAAAAACATCGTGTAAAAGCTTTACGCCAACTTTTCCCTTTGCTTTTTTAACATTAAACGTCAGCTAACGAACGActttaatacaaatacaagATTAATGTGCTCCAACTTTAAGCAAAAGCTTTATTCTAACAAACTTTTCTCCTTGATTCACAtcataattaatgaattagATTAATATGCTTCCATTTTAAGATAAAGCTATATTCTGATCAACTTTTCCCCTTGACTGACAACAAGCTTAGAGTGATTAAGACAATGTAATGAATGTGTTTTAATATGCTTTAACTTTAAGCGAAAGCTTtagtcaaataaaattaagaaaaaactttACTGCAAGTTTAAAGTTATTAAGATAGAGTAATGAATTGGATTTATGTGCTTTATCATTAAACTTCGACTAAGAAATGCTAAGTGAAAGCTTTAAGACAAGTACAATATTAATGTGCTTCCACTTAAAATGAAgactttattttaatcaacTTTTCTTTCTGATTCACAACGAGCTTATATTGATCAAAATAGTGTAATGAATTAGATTAATGTGCTTTAACTTGATGTGAAAGCTTTAGTCAAATAAACTGCAAGTTTAAAGTCAAGTGAAAAGCTTTAAGACAAGTACAATATTAATGTGCTTCAACTTAAAATGAAgactttattttcttttcttcttgaTTCACAACGAGTTTATATTGATCAAAATAGTGTAATGAATTGGATTAATGTGCTTTAGCTTTAGGCGAAAGCTTTAGTCAAATAAACTTGGGAAAAAGCTTTAGTGCGAGTTTAAAGTTAAGTGAAAAGCTTTAAGACAAGTACAATATTAATGTGCTTCAACTTAAAATGAAGACTTTATCAATCAACTTTAATTCAATCTCTTTAATCAACTTTTCTTCTTGATTAACAGCTTCCACTGTACGAGGGCATGGACACGGATGTCATACTGATCAAATCGGAGACGATTAGCGACAATGAGCAGACTGAGAACGGCATGGACTGCAtggacgatgacgatgacgacgactgCCCCAGCCCCAAGGCGCCGGAAGTGTGCCTCGAGGAGGAGGACGGGGTGCTTTTTCCCACAGATCGCAGCCACTTGCAGCAGCACAGCGGCGGCGGTTCGATAGCCAGCAATCAAGtgaatggcaacggcaacaacggcatcggtggcagcaacattgaCGCCTTGCCACGTGCACCCAGCTCACCGGTGTGCAGCACCAAGACGTCGATCTCATCGACGGGCAGTTATATGTCCGCTGGGCAGACGCCCAAGGCTGAGATAACGCTGACCAGCATGGGCAACATTCGTGTGGGGGCGTTTGCCAGCATCAATAATACGCTGcacaatggcaacagcaacagcaacagtagcagccacaacaacaacaacaacaacaacaacaacaacaataacaatatcaacagcagcagtaacaagaacaacaacaatagcaacaatggcaacaatgtGGTTGCTGCCGCCGGAGGTGGCAACAGCTTGCAACTGACTGCGGAGCAGATGCAACAGCATCTGCTGCTCAATGGCCTGGGATTGTCGGCGGTGCAGCATCCGCCGGCGGGGCAATCGCTGCAGGCGGCCATCAATGCGGCCACAAGCGGCGTGGGCAGCGGGCGGCAGACGCAGACGTTGCAATTGCCGCGGTTGCAGCGGGGACACAATGCGGCAGCAAGTGCTGCGGCAGCCACAaacggtggcagcaacaacaatgcaaccGGTGTGCAGTTGCTGTTGAATGGCCATCAGACGAGTCGCGACAaatcgcaacagcaacaacagctgcatcagcaacagttgcaacagcaacagcagcagcaacagttgcatcCCAGCGGCAGCATCACGTTGGCTGCGGGCAGCTTTAATGGCTACAATGGTCTCAGTGTCATCAACTGTGGCCCcatcagcagcggcagcaacaacagccacaacaacagcgccagcagcagcggcagcaacaacaacaaccacaacaaccataacaacagcagcggcaatcTGCAAACGAGCAGCCaaaacaatcacaacaacaaccacaacaacaacatcagcggcagccacaacacaagcggcggcagcaacagcggcacaCGTGGCCAACACAATGAGTACATGATGACGCTGGCCGTCGAGGAGCGTAAGCTGAAGATTGAGCTGCTGAATGCGCAGATCAAGTATTGGGAGACGTTGACCAAGAAGCTCGACTCCCAGTCCGGTCACTATCCAAATCCGGCGTGTCCTTGCCACTTCCCGGGCACCGGTGTCATCGGAGGCGTGCCAGCAGCGGGCAGCGCtgccgtcgctgtcgctgccaaTGCGTTGCAAACGCAGTCGAGCAGCAGCTAGTCCGCAGCTTACGCTGGCGgcgccgacgacgacgacgatgacgacgacgacgacaatgcCGGCCAACTGCaaactgatgatgatgacgatgacgatgatgttgAGGATGttgatgaagaagaagaggaggaggaggaggaggaggaggaatgTGCTGGATGCTGATGAGCTGGATGATTTGGACAGTGACATCATCTCGATTGTGGACattgacgatgacgatgatgacgctgagcaggaggaggagaagcagcagcagaagctcAACATAACTGATTTAACGCTGCACGATGATTTCGATTCACAGGATGCCTTGGTCAAGGATGTGGGCGTGGTCGGCGGTCTctcaccgccaccgccaccgccaacatcaacatcgacacccaagtcgctgtcgttgtcgttgccgccAGCGAAGCGAGTGAAGCAGCGACACGTTGCAGTGCTGCCGGCGGAAGCTGCCTccgcgttgctgttgcagctgacACAACAGACGTCGCCATCGCCGCCAAGTGAGGATAAGCTATAGTCTTAAGAGTTATTAGCTAGTCTAGTATTTTAATCCCTTTACCCCAAAGTCTAGTATGGCAATGTCAATGCCTTAAACGTCGTCGTTTTTCGATTTGCCATCAAACCAAAACTACcataattaacatatatacaactattattattattattattattactattactattattactgctatttatttatgtgtgccAAAAACGAAACTGCGTCTgcgtgtctgtctgtgtgtctgtgtgtgtatgtgtgtgtgcatgtgacgcgcttttttttgtttttatttttatattttatattttacattgtACTTTGTAACAGCGCCTAACCAAACCTTAATTGCCATCTAAAGAAATGCTTgccaaaatttaattttaagcattaatttattgtC
Coding sequences:
- the LOC117575591 gene encoding signal transducer and activator of transcription B → MEKTPRYTQRERNMVLTYAAQHKDVIENKRTDAESNRKKDEVWLQIAKDFNGKVYHQRSAKQLRQLYKNMKLLLKKDLCGEDKGNRSFLDLLNTLSQQESVAQYIAEQMSPDGAGSQATGNGRHLADDYEDSKLPLYEGMDTDVILIKSETISDNEQTENGMDCMDDDDDDDCPSPKAPEVCLEEEDGVLFPTDRSHLQQHSGGGSIASNQVNGNGNNGIGGSNIDALPRAPSSPVCSTKTSISSTGSYMSAGQTPKAEITLTSMGNIRVGAFASINNTLHNGNSNSNSSSHNNNNNNNNNNNNNINSSSNKNNNNSNNGNNVVAAAGGGNSLQLTAEQMQQHLLLNGLGLSAVQHPPAGQSLQAAINAATSGVGSGRQTQTLQLPRLQRGHNAAASAAAATNGGSNNNATGVQLLLNGHQTSRDKSQQQQQLHQQQLQQQQQQQQLHPSGSITLAAGSFNGYNGLSVINCGPISSGSNNSHNNSASSSGSNNNNHNNHNNSSGNLQTSSQNNHNNNHNNNISGSHNTSGGSNSGTRGQHNEYMMTLAVEERKLKIELLNAQIKYWETLTKKLDSQSGHYPNPACPCHFPGTGVIGGVPAAGSAAVAVAANALQTQSSSS